From Micromonas commoda chromosome 3, complete sequence, a single genomic window includes:
- a CDS encoding predicted protein, whose product MEIQPAAEPNRSSKPFGAADAWHVSKKLAWHTGKAAWQFGTSFLILVVPLVIQLHREEQMMALEQEQMGVLQSPTGNAEPTPTA is encoded by the coding sequence ATGGAAAtccagcccgccgccgagcccaaCCGCAGCTCCAAgcccttcggcgccgcggacgcgtggcACGTGTCCAAGAAGCTCGCGTGGCACACCGGCAAGGCTGCGTGGCAGTTCGGCACCTCCTTCCTCATCCTCGTGGTGCCCCTCGTGATCCAGCTGCACAGGGAGGAACAGATGATGGCCCTCGAGCAGGAGCAGATGGGCGTGCTCCAGTCCCCCACCGGTAACGCCGAGCCCACGCCCACCGCGTGA
- a CDS encoding predicted protein, whose translation MANMANMFALLDEDAPKAAPAKENKPAAAAAPAKKAPAKTGDKPAGNRNNGNAKRAPRAPREFEGSVEGTEGGRSRPRNADRRKPKDGEGGRRDRADRSGRGHEGPHRGGAGKGGWGKPGDELNAPKEGDDAEPEPEPEEPDNEISIEDFEAAKAAKKAALNAAMAKGATAKEVDSSAFASMTLAAKSEDVNEFSLDGAGPKAKRERERKAKEAAKLELGFKSAPTAPAEDRPARGPGGRGGRGDRREGAGRGGRGEGRGGRGGRGGDRPAGGRGGSGLNVKIEDSSAFPTLGK comes from the exons ATGGCTAATATGGCCAACATgttcgccctcctcgacgaggacgctcCCAAGGCTGCCCCTGCCAAGGAGAACAAGCCTGCCGCTGCGGCTGCgcccgccaagaaggcgcCCGCCAAGACCGGCGACAAGCCCG CCGGCAACCGCAACAACGGCAACGCCAagcgcgctccccgcgcccctcgcgagtTCGAGGGCTCCGTCGAGGGCACCGAGGGCGGCCGCAGCCGTCCCCGCAACGCCGATCGCCGCAAGCccaaggacggcgagggcggtcgtcgcgaccgTGCTGACCGCTCCGGCCGtgg CCACGAGGgcccccaccgcggcggcgccggcaagGGCGGCTGGGGCAAGCCCGGTGACGAGCTCAACGCCCccaaggagggcgacgacgccgagcccgagcccgagcccgaggagcccGACAACGAGATCTCCATCGAGGACTtcgaggctgccaaggctgcgaagaaggctgccctcaacgccgccatggccaagggcgccaccgccaagGAGGTTGactcctccgccttcgcctccatgacgctcgccgccaaaTCCGAGGACGTCAACGAGTtctccctcgacggcgccggtccCAAGGCtaagcgcgagcgcgagcgcaaggccaaggaggccgccaagctcgagctcggcttcAAGTCCGCAcccaccgcccccgccgaggaccgcCCCGCACGTGGccccggcggtcgcggcggacgcggcgacaggcgcgaaggcgcgggccgcggcggtcgcggcgagggccgcggcggccgcggcggccgcggcggcgaccgccccgccggcggtcgcggcggctccggcctCAACGTCAAGATCGAGGACTCCTCCGCCTTCCCCACCCTCGGCAAGTAA
- a CDS encoding predicted protein, whose protein sequence is MPSRGASSSVTPREAIAVGDEEAGGAPRDNTGDIIAAKAAAKAAAAAATGGSDAYGASSIQVLKGLEPVRKRPGMYIGNTSTKGLHHMVWEVLDNGVDEVQAGHASLITVTVEADGSVAVEDDGRGIPTDVHPATGTSSLETVLTVLHAGGKFGGDESGYHVSGGLHGVGISVVNALSDSTEVTVWRGDREYRQSFSRGAALAPMTEGSQDVANVGKKKGTRVRFKPDPSIFKERQDFDPNIILARMKELAFLNSTATDEASMDEGDVKKTEEYYEEVLSFPGGLKDYVVDLNEGAEPLHEPITFRAEVDGVQVEGALQWTKEAYTDTLLGYANSIRTSDGGTHLDGLKQSLTRAVNTQARKAKLLKEADANLGGEHIREGLSAVIAVWVPQPEFEGQTKTRLGNPEVRKVVESVIGEQVSEHLEFYPNTLGSIFSKASQAQKAAEAAKRARELVRRKSVLRSGSLPGKLSDCSVSDPESTEIFLVEGDSAGGSAKQGRDRRFQAVLPLRGKILNVERKDEASMYKNTEISSMVTALGLGLKGEPFDESQLRYSKIVILTDADVDGAHIRTLLLTFLFRYQRGLFEQGKVYVAVPPLYKVESGRAGKNNPPTYCYDEAQLQAHLATLPEGASRSIQRFKGLGEMMPEQLWSTTLNPETRLLKRLTVDDAAMANKTFQLLMSDKVAPRREFIETEGPKLEDIDV, encoded by the exons atgccctcgcgcggcgcctcctcctccgtcaccccgcgcgaggccatcgcggtgggcgacgaggaggccggcggcgcgccccgcgacAACACCGGCGacatcatcgccgccaaagccgccgccaaagccgccgcagccgccgccaccggggGCTCCGACGCGTACGGAGCCTCCTCCATCCAGGTCCTCAAGGGCCTCGAGCCTGTGCGAAAGCGACCGGGGATGTACATCGGCAACACCAGCACCAAGGGCCTGCACCACATGGTGTGGGAAGTGTTGGAcaacggcgtggacgaggtcCAGGCGGGACACGCGTCTTTGATCACCGTCACCGTGGAGGCTGACGggagcgtcgccgtcgaggatgaCGGTCGAGGCATCCCGACGGATGTAcacccggcgacgggcacgaGCTCGCTGGAGACGGTGCTCACGGTGCTGCACGCGGGAGGTAagtttggcggcgacgagagcgGGTACCACGTCTCGGGCGGCCTGCACGGCGTGGGCATCTCCGTCGTGAACGCCCTGAGCGACTCGACGGAGGTGACGGTTTGGAGGGGAGATCGCGAGTACCGGCAGTCgttcagccgcggcgccgcgctcgcgccgatgaCGGAGGGGTCGCAAgacgtcgcgaacgtcggGAAGAAAAAGGGAACGCGGGTGAGGTTCAAGCCGGACCCGAGCATCTTCAAGGAGAGGCAGGATTTCGATCCCAACATCATCCTCGCGAGGATGAAGGAGCTGGCTTTTCTGaactccacggcgac GGATGAGGCCTCGATGGACGAGGGTGACGTGAAGAAGACCGAGgag TACTACGAGGAGGTGCTCTCCTTCCCCGGCGGTTTGAAGGACTACGTGGTGGACCTcaacgagggcgccgagccgcTCCACGAGCCCATCACCttccgcgccgaggtggacggcGTGCAGGTGGAGGGCGCGCTGCAGTGGACGAAGGAGGCGTACACCGATACGCTGCTCGGTTACGCCAACAGCATCAGAACCAGCGACGGGGGCACGCACCTCGACGGCTTGAAGCAGtcgctcacgcgcgcggtgaacactcaggcgaggaaggcgaagctgctgaaggaggcggacgctAACCTGGGCGGCGAGCACATCCGCGAGGGCCTGagcgcggtcatcgcggtGTGGGTGCCCCAACCCGAGTTTGAGGGCCAGACCAAGACCAGGTTGGGTAACCCCGAGGTGAGGAAGGTTGTCGAGAGCGTCATCGGCGAGCAGGTCTCGGAGCACCTCGAGTTTTACCCAAACACGCTCGGCAGCATCTTCAGCAAGGCGAGCCAGGCGCaaaaggcggcggaggcggcgaagcgcgcgagggagctggTGCGCCGCAAGAGCGTCCTGCGCAGCGGCTCGCTTCCCGGAAAGCTCTCCGACTGCAGCGTCAGCGACCCGGAGAGCACGGAGATTTTCCTCGTGGAGGGCGACTCCGCGGGCGGCAGCGCGAAGCAGGGCCGCGACAGGCGCTTCCAGGCGGTGCTCCCGCTGCGGGGTAAGATCCTCAACGTCGAGCGCAAGGACGAGGCGAGCATGTACAAGAACACCGAGATTTCCTCCatggtcaccgcgctcgggctGGGTTTAAAGGGGGAGCCCTTCGACGAGTCGCAGCTGAGGTACAGCAAGATTGTCatcctcaccgacgccgacgtcgacggcgcgcacatCCGGACGCTGCTGCTCACCTTCCTCTTCAGGTACCAGCGGGGGCTGTTCGAGCAGGGCAAGGTTTACGTCGCCGTGCCCCCGCTGTACAAGGTGGAGTCTGGCCGCGCGGGCAAGAACAACCCGCCGACGTACTGCTACGACGAGGCGCAGCTCCAGGCGCACCTCGCGACGTTACCCGAGGGCGCGTCCAGGAGCATCCAAAGGTTCAAGGGTCTGGGCGAGATGATGCCCGAGCAGCTGTGGTCGACGACGCTGAACCCGGAGACTCGGCTGCTGAAGCGGCtgacggtggacgacgcggcgatggcgaacAAGACGTTCCAGCTCCTGATGTCGGACAAGGTGGCGCCCAGGAGGGAGTTCATCGAGACGGAGGGACCCAAGctcgaggacatcgacgTGTGA
- a CDS encoding predicted protein, with the protein MASLRLSSVTGSGLLLRTGGGSGGGRAGGGRWQSHWQPTTRSTSSSSSSSSSSSSSSSSCSTTTTSSSSSGIRSSLCARRPRMFCPQNNPERQPPGRSCSCLSLRRLITLYSYCSPSS; encoded by the coding sequence ATGGCGTCGCTGAGGTTGTCGAGCGTCACCGGCTCGGGTCTCCTCCTGAGGACGGGCGGGGGTAGCGGGGGAGGCCGAGCGGGTGGCGGCCGGTGGCAGTCGCACTGGCAGCCTACTACtcgctccacctcctcctcctcctcctcttcctcctcctcctcctcctcctcctcctcctgctccaccaccaccacctcctcctcctcttcagGCATCCGATCCTCCCTttgcgcgcgtcgtccgcggatgTTCTGTCCACAGAATAATCCGGAGAGGCAGCCCCCCGGCCGCTCCTGCTCCTGTCTCAGCCTGCGCAGGTTGATAACTTTGTACTCGTACTGTTCCCCCTCCTCTTGA
- a CDS encoding predicted protein yields MPAVPETALKRRKRDEAWAANKAKAAAEAKAKAEANKKEIFNRAEKYVKEYRDQEADLVRLKREARAKGGFYVEPEAKVMFVMRLRGINDMHPKTRKIMQLLRLRQIHNGVFMRVNKATINMLRKVEPYVMFGYPNLKSVKELIYKRGYGKVNKQRIPLTDNSIIEKALGEKGIICIEDLIHEIYTCGPHFTACSNFLWPFKLSAPLGGMTKKRLHYIEGGEAGNREDKINALIRRMN; encoded by the exons ATg CCCGCTGTTCCCGAGACCGCTCTTAAGCGTCGtaagcgcgacgaggcgtggGCCGCCaacaaggccaaggccgccgcggaggccaaggctaaggCCGAGGCCAACAAGAAGGAGATCTTCAACCGCGCGGAGAAGTACGTGAAGGAGTATCGTGATCAG GAGGCTGACCTGGTTCGCCTCaagcgcgaggctcgcgccaAGGGCGGCTTCTacgtcgagcccgaggctAAGGTCATGTTCGTCATGCGCCTTCGCGGTATCAACGACATGCACCCCAAGACCCGCAAGATCATgcagctcctccgcctgcgccagATCCACAACGGTGTCTTCATGCGCGTGAACAAGGCGACTATCAACATGCTGAGGAAGGTTGAGCCCTACGTCATGTTCGGCTACCCCAACCTCAAGTCGGTGAAGGAGCTCATCTACAAGCGCGGGTACGGCAAGGTGAACAAGCAGCGCATCCCCCTCACCGACAACTCCATCATTGagaaggcgctcggcgagaagGGCATCATCTGCATTGAGGATCTCATCCACGAGATCTACACCTGCGGCCCCCACTTCACCGCTTGCTCCAACTTCCTCTGGCCCTTCAAGCTGTCTGCCCCTCTCGGCGGCATGACCAAGAAGCGCCTGCACTACATCGAGGGTGGCGAGGCTGGTAACCGCGAGGACAAGATCAACGCGCTCATCCGCCGCATGAACTAA
- a CDS encoding predicted protein yields the protein MGAGVGEQVRKLELDAYQAFLKVTAVTGMSWERDDLATKLRQELNISNDDHTRIREKLSDDERIKTIRENWKQREINQAAKKARIDAGGFTGAKTPKAPASAKPKAAPKAKTPKGPAAAPIVVNELICRRVQRFWPDEGGWFDAIITDYRPTTNEHCLTYEINTPNETFEWADISQFDGREFKLLEDRVNIEDLKFYSQGMKVGAETATHNQAIVATHAAVGDVNKIVQKAAKTADVDKIVEAKGTLSAQEEALRAQLAALDSDSDSDED from the exons ATGGGAGCGGGAGTCGGCGAGCAGGTTCGCAAGCTTGAGCTCGACGCCTACCAGGCCTTCCTGAAGGTCACGGCGGTCACTGGCATGTCGTGG GAGCGAGACGACCTCGCGACCAAGCTCAGGCAGGAGCTCAACATCTCCAACGATGATCACACCCGCATCAGGGAGAAACTCTCGGACGATGAGCGCATCAAGACCATCAG GGAGAACTGGAAACAGAGGGAGATCAACCaggccgccaagaaggcgcgcatcgacgccggcggcttcACCGGCGCCAAGACCCCGAAGGCCCCCGCCTCTGCCAAGCCGAAGGCGGCGCCCAAGGCGAAGACGCCCaagggacccgccgcggctcccatCGTCGTCAACGAGCTCATctgccgccgcgtccagagGTTCTGGCCGGACGAGGGCGGTTGGTTCGACGCCATCATCACCGACTACCGCCCCACCACCAACGAGCACTGCCTGACGTACGAGATCAACACCCCGAACGAGACTTTCGAGTGGGCCGACATCTCGCAGTTCGACGGTCGGGAGTTCAAGCTGCTGGAGGACCGGGTCAACATCGAGGACCTCAAGTTCTACAGCCAGGGCATGAAGGTCggggcggagacggcgacgcacaACCAGGCCATCGTGGCCACGCACGCGGCAGTGGGCGACGTGAATAAGATTGTCCAGAAGGCCGCGAAaaccgcggacgtcgacaaGATCGTCGAGGCGAAGGGAACGCTCAGcgcgcaggaggaggcgctcagggcgcagctcgccgctctcgacagcgacagcgacagcgacgaggatTAA
- a CDS encoding glycosyltransferase family 2 protein (distantly related to b-glycosyltransferases) → MRLSVVVPALNEERNVARAVASAREGAGAADHFEVVVVDGGSDDATVSVAHSAGADAVLVSPERGRAAQLARGVERCSGDVIVFLHADSTLPDGYAEKLRDAMKPEHSWGAFGFRLAPEERDDDDDAADPSTAARGSKGPGGGTARRFLEWCVDKRTKWLGAPYGDQGVWVKRHALDSVGGVPQQCFMEDYELVKRLRRRHGMPCVVDAAVTTSSRRWDAMGVARVTALNQLIVFGYAMGVAPERLARWYTAGRNMGGGTKRWDTRAEANAEATKVEER, encoded by the coding sequence ATGCGGCTCTCCGTCGTGGTCCCGGCGCTCAACGAGGAGCGcaacgtcgcgcgcgccgtcgcgagcgcgcgcgagggcgccggcgccgcggatcaCTTCGAGGTCGTGGtggtcgacggcggcagcgacgacgcgaccgtctccgtcgcgcacagcgcgggcgcggatgcCGTGCTCGTCTCACCGGAgaggggacgcgccgcgcagctcgcgcgaGGGGTGGAGCGatgcagcggcgacgtcataGTCTTCCTCCACGCGGACTCCACCCTCCCGGACGGGTACGCGGAGAAGttgcgcgacgcgatgaagCCCGAGCACAGCTGGGGCGCGTTCGGGTTCAGGCTCGCCcccgaggaacgcgacgacgacgacgatgccgccgatccgtcgaccgccgcgcgcggctcgaagggaccgggcggcgggaccgcgCGTCGGTTCCTCGAGTGGTGCGTGGACAAGAGAACCAAATGGCTTGGTGCCCCGTACGGAGACCAGGGGGTGTGGGTAAAACGACACGCGCTCGAtagcgtcggcggcgtgccccAACAGTGCTTCATGGAGGACTACGAGCTCGTAAAGCGGCTGCGAAGACGCCACGGGATGCCGTGCGTCGTGGATGCGGCCGTGACCaccagctcgcggcggtgggacgCCATGGGAGTGGCGAGAGTCACAGCGCTGAACCAGCTCATAGTGTTTGGGTACGCCATGGGCGTGGCGCCTGAGAGGCTGGCGAGGTGGTACACAGCTGGCAGGAACATGGGTGGCGGGACCAAGAGGTGGGACACcagggcggaggcgaacgcggaggcgacgaagGTGGAGGAGCGGTGA
- a CDS encoding predicted protein — MRLTCALLVMMFSVTRAVGASSVSSWAAVACPSRVVTKEDVGKPIVLLGAWVRAGNGTDGSKDRHPSIASLRITSNPRHGALYWRAKPVLEGDAVPAEMGWERCSEVSSRAFADAWPVGDPPLATPEWPCDVVVNANAPSPTHAAAAAAGVVVQPICAEVLYAPDANYHNWPSGVDALGNRRVPGSNPTRDEAPDAFGFEFDLVAGDASAAGGAGGAADAMSSSAASAASVLVAAVPDAPALTYTAAPIEDGDVAREGDRPALHAALLTRTRVRGIALRDVDEGSFAVTVRIQSAVGNYVSVAGAGADVLARAVNPFRLGDGVMDAGVMEFTALPEDAARMLAALEYVHVVDDVYDERGYATDTVTVTATGGACLRSDDSFDDFSDAGEVTRCPRAADVGATSVYVKVIVSGRVKDLGERSDPAWRRGFSSLLPIAASLAAATAWSAFAMWSGCAWALERAGLGGAALGRRRARGA; from the exons ATGAGGCTCACGTGCGCGCTCCTAGTGATGATGTTCTCGGTCACGCGCGCTGTCGGGGCCTCTTCAGTGTCATCGTGGGCAGCAGTCGCGTGTccatcgcgcgtcgtcacGAAGGAGGATGTGGGCAAGCCGATCGTCCTGCTCGGCGCGTGGGTGCGCGCCGGTAACGGCACCGACGGGTCGAAAGATCGTCACCcatccatcgcgtcgctgagGATAACGTCTAACCCGCGCCACGGCGCGCTGTACTGGCGCGCGAAGCCCgtgctcgagggcgacgcggtgccAGCCGAGATGGGTTGGGAGAGATGCTCCGAAgtgtcgtcgcgcgccttcgccgacgcctggCCGGTGGGAGACCCTCCGCTCGCGACCCCCGAATGGCcgtgcgacgtcgtcgtcaacgcAAACGCACCCTCACccacgcacgccgccgccgccgccgccggggtggtCGTTCAGCCCATCTGCGCCGAGGTGCTCtacgcgccggacgcgaatTATCACAACTGGCCGagcggggtcgacgcgctgggCAATCGACGCGTCCCGGGGTCGAACCCGACGCGTGATGAAGCCCCGGACGCGTTCGGCTTCGAGTTCGACCTTGtggccggtgacgcgtcggccgcgggcggcgcgggcggcgcggcggacgcgatgagctcgtccgcggcgtcggcggcgtcggtgctcgtcgccgccgttcccgaTGCCCCGGCGCTGACTTACACGGCTGCGCCgatcgaggacggcgacgtcgcgcgtgaGGGCGACCGACCCGCgctgcacgccgcgctcctgaCCCGCACGCGCGTCCGGGGGATCGCGCTGcgtgacgtcgacgagggttCGTTCGCCGTGACGGTTCGTATCCAATCCGCCGTCGGCAACtacgtctccgtcgcgggcgcgggcgccgacgttcTGGCCAGGGCCGTCAATCCCTTccgtctcggcgacggggtcaTGGACGCGGGGGTCATGGAGTTCACGGCGTtgcccgaggacgccgcgcgaatgctcgccgcgctggagtacgtccacgtcgtcgacgatgtatacgacgagcgcgggtaCGCGACGGACacggtgacggtgacggcgacgggcggcgcgtgcctCCGCTCGGACGATTCGTTCGACGATTTTTccgacgcgggggaggtgacgcggtgccctcgcgccgcggacgtgggcgcgacgtcggtgtACGTGAAAGTTATCGTGTCGGGGCGGGTGAAGGACCTCGGGGAGCGTTCCGATCCCGCGTGGCGTCGCGGCTTTTCCTCGCTTCTTCcaatcgccgcgtcgctggcggcggcgacggcgtggtcgGCGTTTGCGATGTGGTCCGGGTGCGCGTGGGCgttggagcgcgcggggttggGTGG GGCGGCGTTgggacggagacgcgcgcgaggcgcgtga